A single genomic interval of Coccidioides posadasii str. Silveira chromosome 1, complete sequence harbors:
- a CDS encoding uncharacterized protein (CAZy:CBM21~EggNog:ENOG410PGU8~COG:O,T~BUSCO:5116at33183), with protein sequence MPYTPPSSSLTFTNTTESTDFRSPFRPLLDGRNGRHNSEPSLILAGHPAPRTSSSSSYIHGHRRSSSIRASVPLFRPRTRGGNDTNAKENAISNGNQHGWQPSQAGPSSLIPSYSVISPPESRQNSSDEDERSKGKVEENMLAGLEAAIMAIEHQTERTPATGVADSPDSISPNSELSLVVADARRKPSSIDILPIRSKSVDGAILRKLPEIEMQTPDQSDHEDDEPAVKSRMIRKKSGELVRPALRMKRRPSSMPGTPTFVKNVHFDAQLEQVRHFLQLDMPVAVSAGSSPVEEYDGDTEFPFRSGSDSKTHYFQWEARITNFPIRELINLNAPVRLERVFLSPDNNYLVGIVTVANLAFQKHVVARFTLDHWKTVSEVEAEYNNAPHAVKTRDLSNNYDRFHFSIRLADLADLESKTMFVCIKYHVNGLEFWDNNGARNYHVNFSKKYKPRHGSGGPAPEPFGTSARTSKNAQRPRPMPPQPNALSFAPARSFQSPRDDGFSRLTEQVHFPYADDDLLEAPTKRTKSAGQAFATRYDFGSSLSAAMQPGNVGALHFGPNASVQDMAGIPGVERVASSAGSSQEAMRPSELLSAKPCHQSPGYKELVDKYCFYETSSSKARSRPGDQKSSADKHHPPARQLSSSPGSPFFSSPDSSSTDEKRSSLLSPRSPRSQSPTHSRSDLGSNTSSSSPIFTHSFHQAIPSGLLSDSPAPTAIRG encoded by the exons ATGCCCTACACACCGCCGTCTTCGTCTTTGACTTTCACAAACACTACTGAGAGCACTGATTTTCGCTCTCCTTTTCGCCCTTTATTGGATGGCCGTAATGGGCGTCACAACTCTGAACCATCTTTGATCCTGGCGGGACACCCTGCACCACGCACTTCTTCGTCCAGCTCGTACATCCATGGACACAGGCGGAGCTCTTCTATCCGTGCAAGCGTGCCGCTTTTCCGCCCAAGGACCAGGGGTGGAAACGACACCAATGCTAAAGAAAATGCCATCTCAAATGGTAACCAACACGGATGGCAGCCATCCCAAGCTGGACCCAGCTCATTGATACCATCGTATTCTGTTATCTCACCCCCGGAGTCAAGACAGAATTCGAGCGATGAGGATGAACGCAGCAAGGGAAAGGTTGAGGAGAACATGCTAGCCGGGTTAGAAGCCGCGATCATGGCAATTGAACACCAAACTGAGCGAACGCCGGCCACGGGTGTGGCTGATAGCCCGGATTCGATTTCACCTAATTCTGAACTATCTCTCGTCGTTGCTGATGCCCGTCGAAAACCAAGCTCCATTGACATTTTGCCCATTCGTTCAAAATCTGTTGATGGCGCCATTCTACGCAAGTTGCCTGAAATAGAGATGCAGACACCGGACCAAAGTGACCATGAGGACGATGAGCCCGCCGTGAAATCACGTATGATCAGGAAGAAATCTGGAGAGCTTGTGAGACCCGCCCTTCGCATGAAAAGGAGACCTTCAAGTATGCCGGGTACTCCAACTTTTGTGAAGAACGTTCATTTCGACGCTCAACTGGAGCAAGTTCGCCATTTCTTGCAGCTTGACATGCCAGTTGCGGTGAGTGCTGGGTCGTCCCCCGTAGAGGAGTATGACGGGGATACGGAGTTCCCATTTAGATCGGGCTCCGATTCCAAGACGCACTACTTCCAGTGGGAAGCTCGAATCACAAATTTTCCAATCCGAGAATTGATCAACCTCAATGCTCCTGTGCGCCTAGAAAGAGTGTTTCTGTCCCCAGATAACAACTATCTTGTTGGGATCGTTACTGTTGCCAACCTTGCATTCCAGAAACATGTTGTCGCCAGGTTTACGCTGGACCATTGGAAAACCGTTTCGGAGGTCGAAGCTGAATATAACAACGCTCCTCATGCAGTTAAAACACGGGATCTAAGTAATAATTATGACAGATTCCACTTCAGCATCCGGCTTGCAGATCTGGCGGATCTTGAGAGCAAGACAATGTTCGTTTGCATCAAATATCATGTGAATGGACTTGAATTCTGGGACAATAATGGAGCCAGAAACTACCATGTTAACTTCTCAAAGAAATACAAACCAAGGCATGGCAGCGGTGGGCCAGCACCCGAGCCATTTGGCACCTCTGCCCGTACCAGCAAGAACGCTCAACGGCCACGGCCGATGCCTCCACAACCCAACGCATTATCTTTCGCTCCTGCTCGATCATTCCAAAGCCCCCGAGATGACGGCTTTAGCCGTTTGACAGAGCAGGTTCATTTTCCTTATGCCGATGATGATTTGCTGGAGGCGCCGACGAAAAGGACAAAGTCGGCAGGCCAAGCTTTTGCAACTCGATATGATTTTGGCTCGTCACTTTCTGCAGCAATGCAGCCAGGTAACGTGGGCGCGCTCCACTTTGGACCAAACGCTAGTGTGCAGGATATGGCTGGTATACCGGGAGTGGAACGTGTCGCTAGCTCAGCTGGCTCTTCCCAGGAAGCTATGAGGCCCTCTGAGCTTCTGTCTGCCAAACCTTGCCACCAATCTCCTGGATATAAGGAGCTGGTCGACAAATATTGTTTT TACGAAACCTCGTCTTCAAAAGCTCGCAGTCGACCAGGTGATCAGAAATCATCAGCAGACAAACATCATCCTCCTGCCCGACAACTCTCGTCATCGCCCGGGTCCCCTTTCTTTTCGTCGCctgattcttcttctacgGATGAAAAGCGATCGAGTTTACTTTCTCCCCGATCTCCAAGATCTCAATCACCCACTCATTCTCGTTCTGATTTGGGCTCGAAcacctcctcctcgtcgCCTATCTTCACTCATTCATTCCACCAAGCCATCCCATCGGGGTTATTATCCGACTCTCCTGCCCCTACAGCGATCCGGGGCTAA
- a CDS encoding uncharacterized protein (EggNog:ENOG410Q586) yields MAHTRYPSLTSRRRRRTLSWQQHLANQASREANHARTKREPREAEGYFRPPAELALLFPKETSDKEEESQRDKNQKHPFDHQERSTNFGSHSTPLPGPSNSHRERPQASRIDFIVNELLARHKSWSNPGSSPIIRPQDSSLSAVTRTGEALIRFLEKEPNHVRTKSELREYEACRAKLDNNQPLNGAEKERMGTIMRNVQRREYALNKKVAQISQAKISPEDSTATPTGFEQKIAEPTPFKKATSSETIAEEKYTQNEHSTSDDDADADSGEHSDQDEESCFFRYHVYLTDNATGKEPFFLRTYLNKAKAEARVRKEIANVYRSVALEDRTGVELRSVIKDDMLHGQCLDFESGRSVQVQIEPELVENEELPRKKRRKLEYLPNKVYIVVEHVGLLNQLTPAHSAEEADGFPALPRQAYGKEGFALRKLANKQASREMMAYLTNHLSEAEKFDVSVTGRMDTEERRYLHELEQGERLYDRNRIVVDRGGRALRVSVKVVEILVRCPRN; encoded by the coding sequence ATGGCCCATACTCGATATCCGTCTCTGACTTCCAGACGACGCCGGAGAACACTCTCCTGGCAGCAGCACCTCGCCAACCAAGCTTCACGGGAGGCTAACCATGCGAGGACAAAAAGGGAACCAAGGGAGGCTGAAGGGTACTTTCGCCCCCCTGCTGAATTAGCTCTTCTTTTCCCGAAGGAAACCTCCgacaaagaagaagaaagccaaaGAGATAAGAATCAAAAGCATCCCTTCGATCATCAAGAACGTTCTACGAATTTTGGAAGCCACTCCACGCCCCTGCCCGGCCCAAGCAATAGCCACCGAGAAAGGCCCCAGGCATCGCGTATCGACTTTATTGTCAATGAGCTTCTTGCTCGACATAAGTCCTGGAGTAACCCAGGCTCTTCCCCGATCATCAGACCACAGGATTCTAGCCTAAGCGCTGTAACTCGTACCGGGGAAGCTCTGATTAGATTCCTCGAGAAGGAACCCAACCACGTCCGAACTAAAAGTGAGCTTCGGGAGTATGAAGCGTGTCGGGCGAAGCTTGACAATAATCAGCCTCTCAACGGAGCTGAGAAAGAGCGGATGGGGACAATTATGCGCAACGTACAGAGACGCGAGTATGCACTCAATAAAAAGGTAGCGCAAATCTCTCAGGCAAAGATCAGTCCAGAAGACAGCACCGCAACGCCGACTGGTTTCGAACAAAAAATTGCAGAGCCCACACCCTTTAAAAAAGCAACTTCTTCGGAAACCATCgctgaagagaaatataCCCAGAATGAACATTCGACCAGTGACGATGATGCTGATGCAGACAGTGGAGAACACAGCGACCAGGACGAAGAATCATGCTTTTTCCGTTATCACGTATACCTCACTGACAACGCCACAGGCAAAGAACCTTTCTTTCTCCGCACATATCTCAACAAAGCAAAGGCAGAAGCCCGCGTGCGTAAAGAGATTGCTAATGTGTATAGATCTGTCGCGCTTGAAGACCGGACTGGCGTTGAACTTCGATCCGTCATCAAAGACGACATGCTGCATGGACAATGCCTCGATTTCGAATCGGGCCGAAGCGTCCAAGTTCAAATAGAGCCCGAATTAGTTGAAAATGAGGAATTACCTAGAAAGAAGCGCAGAAAATTGGAATATCTTCCTAACAAAGTTTACATCGTGGTTGAGCATGTTGGCCTGTTGAACCAACTAACTCCCGCTCACAGTGCAGAAGAAGCTGATGGCTTTCCGGCCTTACCACGCCAAGCGTATGGGAAAGAAGGGTTCGCCCTTCGAAAGTTGGCGAACAAGCAAGCGAGTCGAGAGATGATGGCTTATTTGACAAATCACCTATCGGAGGCAGAGAAATTCGACGTCAGTGTCACCGGAAGAATGGATACGGAAGAAAGGCGGTACTTGCATGAACTTGAACAAGGAGAACGACTTTATGACAGAAATCGCATTGTTGTGGATCGGGGAGGAAGGGCTCTCCGAGTCTCGGTCAAGGTTGTGGAGATTCTTGTCCGCTGCCCGAGAAATTAG
- a CDS encoding uncharacterized protein (EggNog:ENOG410PKG5~COG:O~BUSCO:3331at33183), translated as MANTGFVDLEKELTCSICTDLLYQPLTLLDCLHTFCGYCLKEWFSWQGSNHGDRRRYPQFTCPSCRASVRDTRHDAKVTTLLDLFLRSHPEKEKPTEEKNQIAEKYKPGDGVLPVGVSSSQPPSDGDDEEDRRLLEEVREMSLRDSQGRGRHMETQIRVPTSLVQRGAVAEQTPEHQRIEDARRRRRATSQMNATSRLRSPLDGSSQRARQVEHQSSLRSLLSNPDFTETAIQEEILRQIAEEGLLDGIDLQSLDPDQEEELTERIAEAFRRRQRRRVRSGGRSNEAHSIQASSGSRSHSVSQPNTERSRQSEAVQGQYLRSSGHATASGHRRSASDRGIGRRRTSPVPTSSEERIYPARRSATDVSNPTRVRRESHSRIAVDDEANSRSTTADQTPSHTRQRPASSRSDRREILVRQRAEPTSLAESPVSTTHSQSSRILDSRAGLGHKHRSNSRSSTNNQSDRLAVPSSRPPPSRQAGIARSVPSSFVEPSISCERCGKKNLEYELHKLCTRCNNGTYHLCLRCYRLDLGCLHWFGFGDSAHSRFKKSQDSLPPEQRSEEAPHKFRSRRFLAPAKESVLPTTGEGGTHITNSDPLGRLQDGLFCDMCQFFSDDCYWKCGECNDGEWGFCNSCVNKGKCCTHALLPIARVDERTGQMRSFGADGSPTNAASSPVPGSSITVDTREYRILTFSTRCNICTYPIPPSVTRYHCPTCNDGDYDICRNCYVKLCAMGKISRDNGRNGWRRCLQNHRMVIVGFEDHENGQRRVIVSGLVGGYAMKDDLDPTTPNSLNRPDSGSPNSPLSRQDSDPWEWPEGSNSNNPDAADLAKGTRRKLNRSRHHLSGSSGDSPKSPLAPRFPPSGGIGLRLVAIWSYYPDPEETDEIMFPRGAEITEAENINDDWFWGCYAGQKGLFPGYYANVVEAVDILN; from the exons ATGGCAAACACTGGCTTTGTGGACTTGGAGAAAGAGTTGACCTGTTCT ATATGCACAGACTTGCTCTATCAGCCTCTAACACTCCTTGATTGCCTCCATACATTTTGCGGTTATTGTCTGAAGGAATGGTTTTCATGGCAAGGATCGAATCATGGTGACCGAAGAAGATACCCACAGTTTACTTGTCCCTCTTGTAGGGCTTCAGTCCGCGACACAAGACACGATGCGAAAGTGACAACGCTCCTAGACCTGTTTTTGCGGTCGCACCCCGAGAAAGAAAAGCCCACGGAAGAGAAGAACCAGATTGCGGAGAAATATAAGCCGGGAGATGGCGTACTCCCGGTTGGGGTAAGTTCGTCGCAACCTCCATCTGATGGAGATGATGAGGAAGATCGAAGATTGTTGGAAGAAGTCAGAGAGATGAGCTTAAGGGACTCGCAAGGTAGAGGGAGGCACATGGAAACGCAAATTCGCGTGCCTACCTCTCTGGTCCAAAGGGGCGCCGTTGCCGAACAGACCCCGGAGCATCAGAGGATCGAAGATGCACGAAGAAGACGACGCGCTACGAGCCAGATGAACGCTACATCCCGCTTGCGGAGCCCTCTTGATGGAAGTTCTCAAAGGGCAAGACAAGTTGAACATCAGTCTAGTCTGCGGTCCCTTCTGAGCAACCCTGACTTTACTGAAACTGCTATCCAGGAGGAAATCCTGCGACAAATAGCCGAAGAAGGTCTATTGGATGGCATTGATCTTCAAAGCCTCGACCCTGATCAAGAAGAGGAGTTGACTGAGCGCATAGCGGAAGCTTTTCGAAGACGCCAAAGGCGCAGAGTGAGATCCGGCGGGCGATCAAATGAGGCACATAGCATACAGGCATCTTCTGGATCCCGATCCCACAGTGTGAGCCAGCCGAACACCGAACGAAGTAGGCAGTCCGAGGCTGTCCAGGGACAGTATTTGAGGTCCTCAGGACATGCTACGGCTTCAGGTCATCGAAGGAGTGCATCCGATCGCGGTATCGGTCGCAGGCGGACATCACCTGTTCCAACATCATCTGAAGAACGAATATACCCCGCTCGTAGATCCGCTACGGATGTCTCGAATCCTACGCGGGTTCGCCGAGAGTCTCACTCTCGAATCGCAGTGGATGATGAAGCAAACAGCAGATCAACTACAGCCGATCAAACTCCAAGCCATACTAGACAGCGAccagcaagctctagatcTGACCGTCGCGAAATTCTCGTTCGACAGAGGGCCGAGCCTACTTCTCTGGCCGAATCCCCCGTTTCAACCACCCACTCCCAATCCTCCAGGATCTTAGATTCAAGGGCAGGCCTGGGGCATAAACATCGATCCAATTCCCGCTCCTCCACAAATAATCAATCGGATCGTCTAGCCGTCCCATCCTCGAGACCACCACCATCTCGGCAAGCTGGAATCGCACGTAGTGTCCCGTCCTCTTTCGTCGAACCATCGATATCATGTGAGCGGTGTGGAAAGAAGAATCTAGAATACGAACTACATAAATTATGCACTCGTTGCAACAATGGCACTTATCATCTATGCCTACGTTGCTACCGCCTAGACCTCGGGTGTTTGCATTGGTTCGGCTTTGGTGATTCAGCCCACAGTCGTTTTAAGAAAAGCCAAGATAGCTTGCCTCCAGAACAGCGAAGTGAAGAGGCTCCGCATAAATTCCGCTCCCGCAGATTCCTAGCTCCCGCGAAGGAGTCAGTTTTGCCCACAACCGGGGAGGGTGGGACACACATTACAAATTCGGATCCTTTAGGGCGACTGCAAGATGGTCTGTTTTGTGATATGTGCCAGTTTTTCTCAGATGATTGCTACTGGAAGTGTGGCGAATGTAACGATGGGGAATGGGGCTTTTGCAACTCGTGTGTTAACAAAGGAAAATGCTGCACCCATGCACTTCTCCCTATTGCTCGTGTAGATGAACGCACTGGGCAAATGCGATCTTTTGGTGCAGATGGTTCTCCGACTAATGCAGCATCCTCTCCTGTTCCGGGATCCAGCATCACTGTTGATACACGAGAGTATCGGATTCTGACCTTCTCCACCAGGTGCAATATCTGTACATATCCCATCCCGCCATCCGTAACTCGCTACCACTGTCCAACATGCAATGACGGGGATTATGACATCTGCAGAAACTGCTATGTGAAACTCTGCGCGATGGGTAAAATAAGCAGAGACAATGGACGGAATGGATGGCGCCGCTGTTTACAAAACCATCGCATGGTTATTGTCGGATTCGAGGATCACGAAAATGGGCAAAGACGTGTCATAGTCAGTGGGCTTGTCGGCGGATATGCAATGAAAGATGACCTTGACCCCACTACACCAAATAGTCTTAATCGCCCGGATAGTGGCTCTCCAAACAGTCCTCTTTCCCGCCAGGATTCAGATCCATGGGAGTGGCCCGAGGGCTCCAATTCAAATAACCCTGACGCTGCGGACCTGGCCAAGGGTACGAGGCGTAAGCTCAACCGATCGCGGCACCATTTGAGCGGTAGCTCTGGCGATTCTCCTAAAAGCCCGCTTGCACCACGTTTTCCTCCGTCAGGTGGAATTGGTCTCCGCTTAGTTGCGATCTGGTCATACTATCCGGATCCGGAAGAGACGGATGAAATAATGTTTCCTCGAGGCGCCGAAATCACAGAAGCGGAGAATATTAATGATGACTGGTTCTGGGGATGCTATGCTGGCCAGAAAGGCCTGTTTCCGGGGTATTACGCTAACGTCGTAGAGGCAGTGGACATATTGAATTGA
- a CDS encoding uncharacterized protein (EggNog:ENOG410PP6P~COG:I~TransMembrane:5 (o14-36i57-80o126-149i170-194o206-228i)~BUSCO:13648at33183) translates to MSNTIPFTLDLPTVLSLATVLSLLPFSLILAILLIPSNNSKYRFLFFWHAYDALTHFFIEGSFLYHCFFSYTTLLSPAYAVARAKPYFLNQGDKLYGPAYGVGPTARMWQEYGKADARWLGADLGVIALEILTVFLGGPAAVYICYMVYKATGSSSTTTAQEAAKYKGRLWFVAIGLAVAELYGGFMTFAPEWLSGNTALETNDHVYLWVYLVFFNMLWVFVPIWVLWAGWSEVHGAFVGAASGLNGKKRV, encoded by the coding sequence ATGTCGAACACAATCCCTTTCACTCTCGATCTTCCCACAGTCCTCTCCCTCGCAACCGTCCTCTCACTCCTCCCGTTCTCTCTGATCCTCGCCATCCTCCTAATCCCATCCAACAACTCCAAGTACCGGTTCCTCTTCTTCTGGCACGCGTACGATGCTCTCACTCACTTCTTCATCGAGGGCTCTTTCCTCTACCACTGCTTCTTCAGCTACACGACTCTCCTGTCACCCGCATACGCCGTCGCACGCGCGAAACCCTATTTCCTAAATCAAGGCGATAAACTATATGGACCGGCCTATGGCGTTGGGCCTACAGCGAGGATGTGGCAGGAGTACGGCAAGGCGGATGCGCGTTGGCTCGGCGCGGATCTAGGCGTGATTGCGTTGGAGATATTGACCGTGTTCTTGGGCGGACCGGCAGCGGTGTATATCTGCTACATGGTCTACAAGGCTACGGGTTCGTCGTCAACCACGACGGCGCAAGAAGCGGCTAAGTATAAGGGGAGATTATGGTTTGTGGCTATTGGACTGGCGGTTGCAGAGCTATATGGCGGGTTCATGACCTTTGCGCCGGAGTGGCTGTCTGGGAATACAGCGCTGGAGACCAACGATCATGTTTATCTGTGGGTCTATTTGGTCTTTTTCAACATGCTATGGGTTTTCGTGCCGATCTGGGTGCTGTGGGCTGGTTGGAGCGAGGTTCACGGTGCATTTGTGGGAGCTGCCTCTGGTCTGAATGGGAAGAAGAGAGTGTGA
- a CDS encoding uncharacterized protein (EggNog:ENOG410PJTM~COG:U~BUSCO:9956at33183), whose translation MANPYQNYSGAPGYNPNPAYAQPGQQPPQQPPPHGAPPQGYYPPPQGYPPQGYPPQGYPPQGQYPPPGQYPPQGQYPPPQQPGYGYPAQPPPGGYNIPLGAPGYGAPGQFPQPGYGAPVAPTPPSLGYIPGQMATGRDATKDAEALRKAMKGFGTDETTLIDILSRADPLYMALINDTYTKKIKRNLEQDIAKECSGKLEKVLLALVRGPLMQDVYAVNEAIKGMGTNESLLDNVLLGRTNADIKAIKEAYKKTFGSSLEADVRGDLSAATEQFYNNVMAAERAEEATPIDPNLIDQDVKSLHGALRGNLGVPKSVVFQMLARRSDAQLRAISDAYKAQNGTDLEADISELFDGHMKDALVQILRGARNPARKDAQLLEESMAGFGTKDELLIYMAVRVHWNRDHMEKVKDAYRNKYGKELRSRVAGETKGDYEKALLAVLQ comes from the exons ATGGCCAATCCGTACCAAAACTACTCTGGGGCACCAGGTT ATAACCCAAACCCCGCATATGCTCAACCTGGTCAACAGCCTCCTCAACAGCCGCCGCCCCATGGTGCGCCTCCTCAGGGTTACTATCCACCTCCACAGGGCTACCCTCCACAGGGCTATCCTCCTCAGGGCTATCCTCCGCAAGGACAATACCCTCCGCCTGGCCAATACCCTCCACAGGGCCAATATCCCCCTCCCCAACAGCCAGGTTATGGGTATCCTGCACAACCTCCCCCGGGTGGGTACAACATACCCCTAGGTGCTCCCGGTTACGGAGCGCCCGGCCAGTTTCCCCAGCCTGGGTATGGGGCACCCGTCGCTCCGACTCCACCGTCGCTAGGATATATTCCTGGCCAGATGGCAACAGGCCGAGATGCAACCAAAGATGCAGAGGCCCTCCGAAAGGCCATGAAGGGGTTCGGCACTGACGAGACGACCCTAATTGATATCTTGTCCCGTGCCGACCCATTGTATATGGCCCTCATCAACGATACGTACACCAAGAAGATCAAGCGAAATCTTGAGCAGGACATTGCCAAAGAATGCTCTGGAAAACTTGAAAAGGTTCTCTTGGCCCTTGTCCGTGGGCCATTGATGCAGGATGTATATGCGGTCAATGAAGCTATCAAGGGGATGGGCACAAACGAAAGCCTACTCGACAACGTGCTTCTCGGTCGAACCAACGCGGACATCAAGGCGATCAAAGAAGCGTATAAAAAGACATTTGGTTCCTCTCTAGAAGCTGACGTTCGCGGCGACCTCTCGGCGGCCACGGAGCAGTTCTACAACAACGTCATGGCCGCCGAGCGCGCTGAAGAAGCCACACCCATCGATCCCAACTTGATCGACCAAGACGTCAAGAGTCTTCACGGTGCATTGCGTGGAAACCTCGGCGTCCCTAAATCCGTGGTCTTCCAGATGCTGGCCCGGCGATCAGATGCTCAGCTGCGTGCCATTAGTGATGCATATAAGGCACAAAACGGCACGGATCTTGAAGCGGATATATCTGAGCTCTTTGACGGCCATATGAAGGACGCCCTCGTGCAGATACTACGTGGCGCCAGAAATCCAGCCAGGAAGGACGCGCAGTTGTTGGAAGAAAGCATGGCTGGGTTTGGAACCAAGGATGAATTGCTGATTTACATGGCCGTTAGGGTGCACTGGAATCGCGACCATATGGAGAAAGTGAAAGATGCGTATCGAAATAAGTATGGAAAGGAGCTGAGAAGTCGTGTGGCAGGAGAGACGAAGGGCGACTATGAGAAAGCTTTGTTGGCGGTTTTGCAGTGA
- a CDS encoding uncharacterized protein (EggNog:ENOG410PZ4H): MTDSPPSGSQSSRSNSQSSTTGHSSKKSSHSRIPSLPIHLPGFHSSHDKEKHSHADTMLDIKSPTRRRFLSTRLSRSKSPAPIITNATDTTSTLVASPTENTFTHSGHVMDSPLPMSPITSPSEQSHSSSKKRHSYSSRKSSNDYKRLSGTVNHCGRHANDWLFGGFSVRESVRGLLKDDHEDNNSHERHR, translated from the coding sequence ATGACCGACTCCCCCCCATCTGGTTCGCAGTCCAGCCGATCCAATAGCCAATCTTCGACCACTGGCCATTCGAGCAAGAAGTCGTCTCATTCTCGTATACCATCTCTACCCATCCATCTCCCCGGCTTCCACAGCTCCCACGACAAAGAAAAGCACTCTCACGCCGACACAATGCTGGACATTAAGTCCCCAACCCGCCGCCGCTTCTTGAGCACTCGTCTCTCACGGTCAAAATCTCCCGCACCGATTATCACCAATGCCACAGATACTACTAGCACACTCGTGGCGTCACCTACGGAAAACACTTTCACCCATTCTGGCCATGTAATGGATTCTCCGCTGCCAATGAGCCCGATAACATCTCCCTCAGAACAATCGCATTCGTCCTCGAAGAAACGACACTCGTACAGTTCGCGGAAAAGCAGCAACGATTATAAGCGACTAAGTGGCACTGTGAATCACTGCGGTCGCCATGCGAATGATTGGCTATTTGGTGGATTTAGCGTTAGAGAGAGCGTGCGTGGGTTGTTGAAGGACGATCATGAAGACAATAACAGCCATGAGCGACATCGTTGA